Genomic DNA from Candidatus Poribacteria bacterium:
ACCTTCAGCGGCAGGTACTGGGTCTGACCGCCGTACATCCGCCGTCCAACGATGCGTTTGGCGTATTGCACGGGAATCCTGCGCTCCGCCAGCGTGATGTAGATCGTTCCCACGATGATCGCCAACGCCGCGAGGATGATCGCGACGACGCCGATCAAGCCGAACCCACCCACCTCCGGGTTCGTCATGTACCCGACGATGTGCGCCACTCCCGCCGGGACGTTCGCGACGATACCGATGAAGATGATGAGCGAGATTCCCTGACCGATGCCGTATTCCTCGATCTGTTCGCCGAGCCACATCACGAACGTCGTGCCGGCGGTTAGCGTCAGCATCGTCATCAGGTAGAACCCGAGCGAGGGGTCTGGAACGATCGCTTGCTCCAGCCCGAACGCCTGCGGATTCGTCAGCGCGGCGCTGATACCCAGTGACTGGAACGCCGAAAGCCCGATGGTTCCGTACCGCGTGTACTGCGTGATCTTGCGGCGTCCGGTCGTGCCCTCCTTCGCAAGCTGCTCCAGATGCGGGACGACCACCGTCAACAACTGCAGAATAATCGACGCGCTGATGTAGGGCTGAATCCCCAGGGCGAAGATCGTCATCTGCTCGAAGTTGCCGCCTGAGAAGACGTTGACGACCTTCAGCGCGCCGAGATTGCCGCTGATCCGTTCCCAAGCGGCTTCGAGGGCTGCCTGATCGACACCTGGCAGGAACACGTAGCTCC
This window encodes:
- the secY gene encoding preprotein translocase subunit SecY, which produces MIQALQNAWKLPDIRRRILFTMGILIVYRLGSYVFLPGVDQAALEAAWERISGNLGALKVVNVFSGGNFEQMTIFALGIQPYISASIILQLLTVVVPHLEQLAKEGTTGRRKITQYTRYGTIGLSAFQSLGISAALTNPQAFGLEQAIVPDPSLGFYLMTMLTLTAGTTFVMWLGEQIEEYGIGQGISLIIFIGIVANVPAGVAHIVGYMTNPEVGGFGLIGVVAIILAALAIIVGTIYITLAERRIPVQYAKRIVGRRMYGGQTQYLPLKVNMAGVMPIIFAITIMQFPAALMSLPLGLGIQQALATLFSPGPIYYTIYALLIVFFTYFYTAVVMNPVDVADNLKKHGGFIPGQRPGRTTAKYIDRTLSRVTLPGAIFLAAIAIVPFWFVEAVSGDQLQLSGIGGTSILIVVGVALDRMQWLDAQLRTHNYEGLLKGQKVKGRR